One Mesomycoplasma molare genomic window carries:
- a CDS encoding ribonuclease J produces MAKIGIFGLGGLDENGKNSYVIEVNDSIFLVNAGVKVPISSTNGIDTLIPDFSYLENNKEKIKGIFITDGKNESFSALPWLLMKIKGLKIYCSPFTKFLVADRISKYKIGHNDFEIISIAKEELDFKDAKVKSIPLAGSMPGVYGYNFETEDGAILIMLNFIVGSLNIYGTTNLEQIKANIKSPKGIHTLLIDSGRANYKGKAIDKIDITPSIENVFYKTDQNSRIIVGSFDEEMALLQEVLDLAKKYQRPVAVYGRTYGQLVDLIKKIKYEGKYLELPEFIDYKEANKHKNAVVLITSTSERLYQRFLRITENNDVFFKLLPTDTVIMVAPPLNGLEVLYAMTLDEIARITPKVVDITENEYYRIRPAREDIFLAAKILQPKFFIPLQGLYRYLVVSSEIAHLAGVDKNNTIVLQNGKIALFSDGDLVSQKGTIKQVGEVIIDGFGIGDISSEVIRERENLARDGVITITNLVDYKTKKLIGDLQINSSGIISKENKSKITEIITSAVYQTFLETEKIVLKEAQEKIKKIIKKKIFKIYDKEPVLVVIFYEI; encoded by the coding sequence ATGGCAAAAATAGGTATTTTTGGTCTTGGAGGACTGGATGAAAATGGAAAAAATTCATATGTAATTGAAGTTAATGATTCTATTTTTTTAGTAAATGCAGGTGTAAAAGTTCCAATTAGCTCAACTAATGGTATTGATACTTTAATACCGGATTTTTCTTATTTAGAAAACAACAAAGAAAAAATAAAAGGAATTTTTATTACTGATGGTAAAAATGAATCTTTTTCAGCATTACCTTGATTATTAATGAAAATTAAAGGACTAAAAATTTATTGTTCTCCTTTTACCAAATTTTTAGTAGCTGATAGGATTTCTAAATATAAAATAGGACATAATGATTTTGAAATTATTTCTATAGCAAAAGAGGAACTGGATTTTAAAGATGCAAAAGTAAAAAGTATTCCTTTAGCAGGTTCTATGCCGGGTGTATATGGTTATAATTTTGAAACTGAAGATGGTGCTATTTTAATTATGTTAAATTTTATAGTAGGATCTTTAAATATTTATGGAACAACTAATCTAGAACAAATAAAAGCTAATATCAAATCTCCTAAAGGAATACATACACTATTGATAGATTCTGGTAGAGCAAACTATAAAGGAAAAGCTATTGATAAAATAGATATTACACCATCAATTGAAAATGTTTTTTATAAAACTGATCAGAATTCAAGAATTATTGTTGGTTCTTTTGATGAAGAAATGGCTCTTTTACAAGAGGTATTAGATTTAGCTAAAAAATATCAAAGACCAGTAGCAGTATACGGAAGAACATATGGTCAACTTGTAGATTTAATAAAGAAAATTAAATACGAAGGAAAATATTTAGAATTACCAGAATTTATTGACTATAAAGAAGCTAATAAACATAAAAATGCTGTAGTTTTAATTACTTCAACAAGCGAAAGACTATATCAAAGATTTTTAAGAATTACAGAAAATAACGATGTTTTCTTTAAATTATTACCAACAGATACAGTGATAATGGTAGCACCACCTCTTAATGGACTAGAAGTTCTTTATGCTATGACTTTAGACGAAATTGCAAGAATAACACCTAAAGTAGTTGATATAACAGAAAATGAGTATTATAGAATAAGACCGGCAAGAGAGGACATATTTTTAGCAGCTAAAATATTACAACCTAAATTTTTTATTCCTTTACAAGGATTATATAGATATTTAGTAGTTTCTTCTGAAATAGCTCACTTAGCAGGGGTGGATAAAAATAACACCATAGTTTTACAAAACGGAAAAATAGCATTATTTTCTGATGGAGATTTAGTATCGCAAAAAGGTACAATAAAGCAAGTTGGTGAAGTTATTATAGATGGTTTTGGTATAGGGGATATTTCATCAGAAGTTATTAGAGAAAGAGAAAATTTAGCTAGAGATGGAGTTATAACAATAACGAACTTAGTGGACTATAAAACTAAAAAGTTAATTGGTGATTTGCAAATTAATTCATCAGGAATAATTTCTAAAGAAAATAAAAGTAAAATAACAGAAATTATAACATCAGCTGTATATCAAACATTTTTAGAAACTGAAAAGATTGTTTTAAAAGAAGCACAAGAAAAAATCAAGAAAATAATTAAGAAAAAAATATTTAAAATTTATGATAAAGAGCCAGTTTTAGTGGTGATATTTTATGAAATATAA
- a CDS encoding thioredoxin family protein, with protein sequence MELKKLTWEEAQKEINDGVVYLEFTTTWCGDCKMMSPIVKQVENHFKDEPRLKMINVNAEEAQLFRKEGTKFEVLRVPTHIVLKDGEILNKGFEYFPKDIIIEWIESALKK encoded by the coding sequence ATGGAACTTAAAAAATTAACTTGAGAAGAAGCACAAAAAGAAATTAATGATGGAGTTGTTTATTTAGAGTTTACAACAACTTGATGTGGCGATTGTAAAATGATGAGTCCAATTGTAAAACAAGTAGAAAATCATTTTAAAGATGAACCTAGATTAAAAATGATTAATGTTAATGCGGAAGAAGCGCAACTATTTAGAAAAGAAGGAACAAAATTCGAAGTATTAAGAGTTCCTACACACATTGTTTTAAAAGATGGAGAAATTTTAAATAAAGGCTTTGAATATTTTCCAAAAGATATCATTATTGAGTGAATAGAATCAGCGCTAAAAAAATAA
- the ftsY gene encoding signal recognition particle-docking protein FtsY, whose protein sequence is MKFFEKLKKRLFGSKEENLEKKKEKLEKKIEKEIEKKIVEEDKVYKYVEGLKKSNVSLSEKILNLQNSRKKIDDDLFDELEEILIMSDISYSLVEVIIYEIKKEVKKENIDDPKLIGEIIADKIYTIYANNSIINTQLNYKDGRLNVFLMVGVNGSGKTTSISKIAKKYVDLGKKVLIAAGDTFRAAAVEQLEIWSKRAGADIISPNVNETDPSSIVYRSLEKAINDKYDLLIIDTAGRLQNKVNLMNELAKMNNIIKKKIEDAPHESLLVIDATTGQNGVSQAEHFKEVTSISGIVLTKMDGTSKGGIVLSIKDKLNLDVKLLGLGEKMEDLQEFDLDAFIYALTKDLSESKH, encoded by the coding sequence ATGAAATTTTTTGAAAAATTAAAAAAACGTTTATTTGGTTCTAAAGAAGAAAATTTAGAAAAGAAAAAAGAAAAATTAGAAAAAAAGATAGAAAAAGAAATAGAAAAGAAAATAGTTGAAGAAGATAAGGTTTATAAGTATGTAGAAGGGTTAAAAAAATCCAATGTTTCACTTAGCGAAAAAATATTAAATTTACAGAATTCCAGAAAAAAAATTGATGATGATTTATTTGATGAATTAGAAGAAATTTTAATAATGTCAGATATTTCTTACTCTTTAGTAGAAGTTATAATTTATGAAATTAAAAAGGAAGTAAAAAAGGAAAATATTGATGATCCAAAATTAATTGGTGAAATTATTGCTGATAAAATTTATACTATTTATGCTAATAATTCAATTATTAATACTCAATTAAATTACAAAGATGGAAGATTAAATGTATTTTTAATGGTTGGTGTAAACGGTTCTGGAAAAACTACTTCTATCTCTAAAATTGCTAAAAAATATGTTGACCTAGGTAAAAAAGTATTAATTGCAGCAGGAGATACATTTAGAGCTGCTGCTGTAGAACAGTTAGAAATATGATCAAAAAGAGCGGGAGCTGATATTATTTCGCCTAATGTAAATGAAACAGATCCATCTTCTATAGTTTATCGCTCTTTAGAAAAAGCTATTAATGATAAATATGATCTTTTAATTATAGATACTGCAGGTAGGTTACAAAATAAAGTTAATTTAATGAACGAATTAGCTAAAATGAATAATATTATTAAAAAGAAAATAGAAGATGCCCCTCATGAGTCTCTTTTGGTAATAGATGCAACAACAGGTCAAAATGGAGTTTCACAAGCTGAGCATTTTAAAGAAGTAACGTCTATTAGTGGAATTGTATTAACTAAAATGGATGGAACTAGTAAGGGAGGAATTGTTTTATCTATAAAAGATAAACTCAATTTAGACGTCAAATTATTAGGATTAGGTGAAAAAATGGAAGATTTACAAGAATTTGACTTAGATGCTTTCATTTACGCTTTAACAAAAGATTTATCGGAGAGTAAACATTAA
- a CDS encoding sigma factor-like helix-turn-helix DNA-binding protein encodes MDNLENRELLINLFEKYSSFLTQNQRQIFQLYFFEDLSYAEISQITATTRSAIFDALKKTKIKLMKFYDELERK; translated from the coding sequence ATGGATAATTTGGAAAATAGAGAATTGTTAATAAATTTGTTTGAAAAATATTCATCATTTTTAACTCAAAATCAAAGACAAATTTTTCAACTTTATTTTTTTGAAGATTTATCATATGCAGAAATTTCTCAAATTACAGCAACAACTAGAAGTGCTATTTTTGACGCTTTAAAAAAAACAAAAATAAAATTAATGAAATTTTATGATGAATTAGAAAGGAAATAA
- a CDS encoding DUF4231 domain-containing protein — protein MNKTKEKTIFPKHFKYIYNYTLTKVFMLRILFISLTFATFLLVFVSALLTSYFLAGIKEKYRLVLPEEYTNETFRTNYVIIIAWLSATGSFITSIIAFFSMNNKYKKNRKVLTTLRLEKALFESNLGIYKKQKTKETVLLYRTMSIVGWDYLTKNPYLEEFQKPKNNYSLKNIENLSEEELLLKVNKVRRKYTRKFFISYLVFLILNIIAIILSSLMIVFNLYSLRFNQFPDIQGTEKSILFLIDISLGSAFITLLTSISSFFSFSERKYKVDNDIQELEAKLEEFKTVPIEDLNSWVENISNYGEIF, from the coding sequence ATGAATAAAACAAAAGAAAAAACCATTTTTCCTAAACATTTTAAGTATATTTATAATTACACTTTAACTAAAGTATTTATGTTAAGAATATTATTTATAAGTTTAACATTTGCGACATTTTTATTAGTTTTTGTAAGTGCGCTTTTAACTTCTTATTTTTTAGCAGGTATAAAAGAAAAATATAGATTAGTTTTACCGGAAGAATATACAAATGAAACTTTTAGAACAAATTATGTAATCATAATCGCTTGACTGTCTGCAACAGGTTCTTTTATTACTTCAATCATTGCTTTTTTTTCCATGAATAATAAATATAAAAAAAATCGCAAAGTTTTAACTACATTGCGTTTAGAAAAAGCGCTTTTTGAATCTAATTTAGGAATTTACAAAAAACAAAAAACAAAAGAGACAGTTTTATTATATAGAACAATGTCTATTGTAGGTTGAGATTATCTGACTAAAAATCCTTATTTAGAAGAATTTCAAAAACCAAAAAACAATTATTCTTTAAAAAATATTGAAAATTTATCCGAAGAAGAATTATTATTAAAAGTTAATAAAGTAAGAAGGAAATATACAAGAAAATTCTTTATTTCTTATTTAGTTTTTCTTATTTTAAATATTATAGCTATAATTTTATCCTCATTAATGATAGTATTTAACTTATATTCTTTAAGATTTAATCAATTCCCTGATATTCAAGGCACAGAAAAGTCTATATTGTTTTTAATCGATATTTCTTTAGGATCTGCTTTTATAACTTTATTAACTTCTATTTCTTCTTTCTTTTCTTTTTCAGAAAGAAAATACAAAGTTGATAATGATATACAAGAATTAGAAGCTAAATTAGAAGAATTTAAGACTGTACCAATAGAAGACTTAAATAGTTGAGTAGAAAACATTTCAAATTATGGAGAAATATTTTAA
- a CDS encoding MSC_0882 family membrane protein: MKWKPLNNTDTVNFANIKKEQINLQDINSAKVYKDPEQIIPTGVYKIFARESKILKIFLIFYLFIFLVSASLIALIYTNTLKTIGFVKTDFEWSWLIIPILIASYSIFKFIIKFLDFSSMKKSEKLYRNELTINPQALPTSIANLYKRLTKQQIHHNWFLIFTFFYIGLFALAVWYFSDKVYLNGLLNFEKWIQLMTPNPEFLSIILGLSLLGNLVIWTLLTISRKKRLNDIQDYFGYQIVKDTEIDAIKIKMNKGYLKLFVLTILVLLVIPIIVLLLVKKFILKRK; this comes from the coding sequence ATGAAATGAAAACCTTTAAATAATACAGATACGGTAAATTTTGCAAATATAAAAAAAGAGCAAATTAATTTACAAGATATAAATAGTGCAAAAGTTTATAAAGATCCTGAACAAATTATACCAACCGGAGTTTACAAAATTTTTGCTCGCGAATCTAAAATACTAAAAATATTTTTAATATTTTATCTATTTATATTTTTAGTTTCTGCTTCCTTAATTGCTTTAATTTATACAAATACTTTAAAAACAATTGGTTTTGTTAAAACTGATTTTGAATGAAGTTGATTAATAATACCTATTTTAATTGCTTCTTATTCTATTTTTAAATTCATTATAAAATTTTTAGATTTTTCTTCTATGAAAAAATCAGAAAAATTGTATAGAAATGAATTAACTATTAATCCTCAAGCATTACCAACAAGCATCGCTAACCTTTATAAAAGATTAACAAAGCAACAAATACATCATAATTGATTTTTAATATTTACTTTTTTCTATATAGGTTTATTCGCCTTAGCTGTTTGATATTTTAGTGATAAAGTTTATCTAAATGGACTTTTAAATTTTGAAAAATGAATACAATTAATGACGCCTAATCCTGAATTTTTATCTATTATTTTAGGTCTTTCACTATTAGGAAACTTAGTTATTTGAACTTTATTAACTATTTCCCGTAAAAAAAGACTTAATGATATTCAAGATTACTTTGGTTATCAAATAGTTAAAGACACAGAAATAGATGCTATAAAAATAAAAATGAATAAAGGATATTTAAAACTATTTGTATTAACAATCCTTGTTTTGCTAGTTATACCTATTATAGTTTTGCTTTTAGTTAAAAAATTTATTTTAAAAAGAAAATAA
- the lepA gene encoding translation elongation factor 4, with protein sequence MKKENIRNFCIIAHIDHGKSTLADRILEFTGAVSKRELKTQHLDSMELEQERGITIKLNAVQLKYKDYIFHLIDTPGHVDFTYEVSRSLAATEGALLLVDATQGIEAQTLANVYLAIDNNLEIIPIINKIDLPSADPEKVKREIENIIGIPADDSVLISAKTGLNIENVLEAIVSRIPAPKNADDNKPLRALIFDSYFDSYKGVVLLIRVVEGKIKVGDTFTLMSSNKRFHVVELGVRTPNELKKDELVSGEVGWISASIRDAKDISVGDTITLTNNPAKEALPGYKKLKPVVYTGFYPIDSKDYDLLKESLEKISLSDSSITFEPESSKALGFGYRIGFLGMLHMEILQERLEREFNIDLIATAPSVEFHVYKTDESLEIISNPSNLPDPTFIKRIEEPYIKAFVIVPEDYVGSIMELCQNKRGTFIDIEFIDSTRRKVVYELPLVEIIFDFFDRLKSISKGYASFEYDIIGYKESNLVKLDILLNGDKVDALSMIVHKDFAYSKGRELTEKLKEVIPRQSFEVPVQAVIGSKVIARETIKAYRKDVTAKLYGGDPTRRQKLLKKQKEGKKRMKAIGSVEVPQEAFLAILKTDIERKK encoded by the coding sequence ATGAAAAAAGAAAATATTAGAAATTTTTGTATTATAGCTCATATTGATCACGGTAAATCCACTTTAGCTGATAGAATTTTAGAATTTACAGGAGCAGTTTCTAAAAGAGAACTAAAAACTCAACACTTAGATTCTATGGAATTAGAACAAGAAAGAGGAATTACCATAAAACTTAATGCTGTTCAATTAAAATATAAAGATTATATTTTTCACCTAATCGATACTCCCGGGCACGTAGATTTTACATATGAAGTATCTAGATCTTTAGCAGCAACAGAGGGGGCTTTGCTTCTAGTAGATGCAACTCAAGGAATTGAAGCACAAACTTTAGCTAATGTTTATCTAGCTATCGATAATAATCTAGAAATAATTCCTATAATTAATAAAATAGATCTTCCTTCTGCAGACCCTGAAAAAGTAAAACGAGAAATTGAAAATATAATTGGTATTCCTGCCGATGATAGTGTGTTAATTTCTGCTAAAACCGGATTAAATATTGAAAATGTTTTAGAAGCTATTGTTTCTAGAATTCCTGCACCCAAAAATGCTGATGATAATAAACCTTTAAGAGCTTTAATTTTTGATTCATATTTTGATTCTTATAAAGGAGTTGTACTACTTATAAGAGTAGTAGAAGGTAAGATTAAAGTTGGAGATACTTTCACACTAATGTCTTCTAATAAAAGATTTCATGTTGTGGAATTAGGGGTTAGAACTCCAAATGAATTAAAAAAAGATGAGTTAGTATCTGGAGAAGTAGGTTGAATTTCGGCTTCAATTAGAGATGCTAAGGATATTTCTGTTGGGGATACAATTACATTAACAAATAACCCTGCAAAAGAAGCTTTACCTGGTTACAAAAAACTAAAACCTGTAGTTTATACAGGATTTTATCCAATTGATAGTAAAGATTATGATTTACTTAAAGAATCCTTAGAAAAAATTTCTTTATCAGATTCTTCAATAACATTTGAACCTGAATCATCTAAAGCTTTAGGTTTTGGATATAGAATAGGATTCTTAGGAATGCTACATATGGAAATTCTTCAAGAAAGATTAGAAAGAGAATTTAATATTGATTTAATTGCCACTGCTCCTTCTGTTGAATTTCATGTATACAAAACTGATGAAAGTTTAGAAATTATTTCTAATCCTTCTAATTTACCAGATCCCACATTTATAAAAAGAATTGAAGAGCCTTATATAAAAGCTTTTGTAATAGTACCTGAAGACTATGTTGGTTCTATTATGGAATTATGTCAAAATAAAAGAGGTACATTTATTGATATAGAATTCATCGATTCAACAAGAAGAAAAGTTGTTTATGAACTTCCATTAGTAGAGATTATATTTGATTTTTTTGATAGACTCAAATCTATTTCTAAAGGATATGCTTCATTTGAATATGACATAATTGGCTATAAAGAATCTAACCTTGTAAAATTAGATATTTTATTAAACGGAGATAAGGTGGATGCTTTATCAATGATAGTTCACAAAGATTTTGCCTACTCAAAAGGTAGAGAATTAACAGAAAAATTAAAAGAAGTTATACCCAGACAATCTTTTGAAGTTCCTGTACAGGCTGTTATTGGTTCTAAAGTAATAGCTAGAGAAACAATAAAGGCTTACAGAAAAGATGTTACCGCAAAATTGTATGGAGGTGATCCTACACGTAGACAAAAACTTCTAAAAAAACAAAAAGAAGGTAAGAAAAGAATGAAGGCAATAGGGTCTGTAGAAGTGCCTCAAGAAGCTTTCTTAGCTATACTTAAAACAGATATAGAAAGAAAGAAATAG
- the ileS gene encoding isoleucine--tRNA ligase: MEKQYKDTLNMPKTDFEMKANLVEKEEKYRDYWLKNEIYQKLINKNKGKKQYVLHDGPPYANGNIHLGHALNKVIKDIIVRFKNMSGFYSPMVNGWDTHGLPIELKMLQNLNKNHKDFSILELRKESYKYALSQIENQKEQLKKLQLVSDFKEIYKTLTPYFEAKQIELLKKMALNGLLRKGLKPVYWSPSSQTALAEAEVEYAEHRSPSIYVTFKVSKGNSFLQSGDNLVIWTTTPWTLIANSGVAVGEKIEYSRVKVNNQIYVVAKELLESLTTLFQWENVEILEVKTGEHLINSEYIRPIKKDKIGKVVLGHHVEIGTGTGLVHMAPLFGEDDFLIGKKEKLDFIMHVNDDGTLNKEADKFEGLFYEDSNKEIGLFLDSQKELLKLQFIKHSYPHDWRTKKPIIFRGTPQWFVSIDKIKKDILKAIEGVKFHHDWAKKRLIKMIENREEWTISRQRAWGVPITIFYDENNEPVIKEELFNHVINLIEKFGSDIWFEKETDELLPEKYRNKGWTREKDIMDVWFDSGSTSIGVEIEGVEKPFDLYFEGSDQYRGWFNSSLINSVAYRGVAPYKELLSHGFIVDEKGQKMSKSLGNGVEPIELIEKHGADVLRLWIANSEYSDDISYSKKIFDQNIEIYRKIRNTLRFLLGNISDFNSSQKIALTGVHAFMAEEIKKLNNNIIKNYNNHKFISVVKEINNFIIEFSSFYLSITKDSLYADSKTSLERLMIQTNLYNLANLLLIALAPIIPTTTEEAYSFINKENKQISVHLEDFLKEEEYNESLINEWKEFFELKDQVYKLIEDEIKSGKIKRQNEAKLYLKTESNFIKSLNLVKLLMVGSVEFSDVTKVEVFDSIKCQRCWNHFENKDIKGELCLRCDEVLKNEWS, encoded by the coding sequence ATGGAAAAACAATATAAAGATACTTTAAATATGCCTAAAACAGATTTTGAAATGAAGGCAAATTTAGTAGAAAAAGAAGAAAAATACAGAGATTATTGATTAAAAAACGAAATTTATCAAAAATTAATAAATAAAAACAAAGGGAAAAAGCAATATGTTCTACATGATGGTCCACCATATGCAAATGGTAATATTCATTTAGGACATGCACTAAATAAAGTTATTAAAGATATAATAGTTAGATTTAAAAATATGAGTGGTTTTTATTCACCTATGGTAAATGGTTGAGATACACATGGCTTACCTATTGAATTAAAAATGTTACAAAACTTAAATAAAAATCACAAAGATTTTTCAATTTTAGAATTAAGAAAAGAATCGTATAAATATGCTTTATCTCAAATTGAAAATCAAAAAGAACAATTAAAAAAATTACAATTAGTTAGTGATTTTAAAGAAATATATAAAACTTTAACACCATATTTTGAAGCTAAACAAATAGAACTATTAAAAAAAATGGCTTTAAATGGACTTTTAAGAAAGGGACTAAAACCGGTCTATTGATCTCCTTCAAGTCAAACAGCTTTGGCAGAAGCTGAAGTAGAATATGCAGAACATAGATCTCCTTCGATTTATGTAACTTTTAAAGTTTCTAAAGGTAATTCGTTTTTACAAAGCGGAGATAATCTTGTAATATGAACAACTACTCCATGAACATTAATTGCTAACTCTGGAGTTGCTGTTGGAGAAAAAATAGAATATTCTAGAGTTAAAGTTAATAACCAAATATATGTGGTAGCTAAAGAACTTTTAGAATCACTTACAACTTTATTCCAATGAGAAAATGTAGAAATTTTAGAAGTTAAAACAGGTGAACATTTAATAAATTCAGAATACATAAGACCAATAAAAAAAGATAAAATAGGAAAAGTTGTTTTAGGACACCACGTAGAAATAGGGACAGGTACAGGACTTGTACATATGGCTCCATTATTTGGGGAAGATGACTTTTTAATTGGTAAAAAAGAAAAATTAGACTTTATAATGCATGTAAACGATGATGGAACTTTAAACAAAGAAGCAGATAAATTCGAGGGATTATTTTATGAGGATTCTAATAAAGAAATAGGGTTATTTTTAGATTCACAAAAAGAACTTTTAAAACTTCAATTTATAAAACACTCATATCCACACGACTGAAGGACAAAAAAACCTATTATTTTTAGAGGTACCCCACAATGATTTGTTTCTATTGATAAAATTAAAAAAGATATTTTAAAAGCCATCGAAGGTGTTAAATTTCATCATGATTGAGCTAAAAAACGTTTAATTAAAATGATAGAAAATAGAGAAGAGTGAACCATCTCTAGACAAAGAGCTTGGGGTGTGCCAATAACTATTTTTTATGATGAAAATAATGAACCTGTCATTAAAGAAGAATTATTTAATCATGTTATTAATTTGATTGAAAAATTTGGTAGTGACATTTGATTTGAAAAAGAAACAGATGAATTATTGCCTGAAAAATATAGAAATAAAGGTTGAACAAGAGAAAAAGACATAATGGACGTTTGATTTGATTCAGGTTCTACTTCAATTGGTGTTGAAATAGAGGGTGTGGAAAAACCTTTTGATCTTTATTTTGAAGGATCAGATCAATATAGAGGGTGATTTAATTCTTCATTAATTAACTCTGTTGCATATAGAGGAGTAGCTCCTTATAAAGAATTGTTATCACATGGATTTATAGTTGATGAAAAAGGTCAAAAAATGTCGAAATCTTTAGGAAATGGTGTAGAACCAATTGAACTAATAGAGAAACATGGAGCGGATGTTTTAAGACTTTGAATAGCTAATAGTGAATATTCAGACGATATTTCCTACTCTAAAAAAATATTTGATCAAAATATAGAAATATATAGAAAAATTAGAAATACATTAAGATTTCTGTTAGGTAATATTTCTGATTTTAATTCTTCACAAAAAATAGCCCTAACAGGTGTACACGCTTTTATGGCAGAAGAAATTAAAAAATTAAATAACAATATAATAAAAAACTATAATAATCACAAATTTATTTCAGTTGTTAAAGAAATTAATAATTTTATTATTGAATTCTCAAGCTTTTATTTATCAATCACAAAGGATTCTTTATATGCTGATAGTAAGACTTCTCTAGAAAGATTAATGATTCAAACAAATCTTTATAATTTGGCAAATTTATTGTTAATTGCTCTAGCGCCTATTATTCCAACAACTACAGAAGAAGCCTATTCTTTCATAAACAAAGAAAACAAACAAATTTCCGTTCATTTAGAAGACTTTTTAAAAGAAGAAGAATATAATGAATCATTAATTAATGAATGAAAAGAATTTTTTGAATTAAAAGATCAAGTTTATAAATTAATTGAAGATGAAATTAAATCTGGAAAAATAAAAAGACAAAATGAAGCAAAACTTTATTTAAAAACAGAAAGTAATTTCATAAAAAGCTTAAATTTAGTAAAACTATTGATGGTAGGATCTGTAGAATTTTCTGACGTTACAAAAGTCGAAGTTTTTGATTCTATTAAATGTCAAAGATGCTGAAATCATTTTGAAAACAAAGATATAAAAGGAGAGCTTTGTTTAAGATGTGATGAGGTATTAAAAAATGAATGAAGTTAA
- a CDS encoding signal peptidase II, whose product MNEVKKHFFQWLNHLKNFPKKKLLLNSIISFSLILTFVLIDQLTKNLIFDHKEFTVFSNWKERNVILDFKIIGFRPLLHIGVTSGINKYIGFFFIHLFSLIIVLVLPYFMIFSKRKLTIIILAFLWSGTFGNMLDRFLYENGVKDVFYIPWYDNGTFNFADVLIVLGSIGGALIILYTSFIESYILKKKNNKEHKE is encoded by the coding sequence ATGAATGAAGTTAAAAAACATTTTTTTCAGTGACTAAATCATTTAAAAAACTTTCCGAAAAAGAAATTATTGTTAAATAGTATTATTTCTTTTTCTTTAATTTTAACTTTTGTTTTAATAGATCAATTAACAAAAAATTTAATTTTTGATCATAAAGAATTTACTGTATTTTCCAATTGAAAAGAAAGAAATGTTATATTAGATTTTAAAATTATAGGTTTTCGCCCCCTATTACATATTGGAGTTACTTCGGGTATAAATAAATATATTGGTTTTTTCTTTATTCATCTATTTAGTTTAATAATTGTTCTTGTATTACCTTATTTTATGATTTTTTCTAAAAGAAAATTAACTATAATTATCTTAGCCTTTTTATGGTCTGGAACATTCGGGAATATGTTAGATCGTTTTCTTTACGAAAACGGAGTAAAAGATGTTTTTTATATACCTTGATATGATAATGGAACATTTAATTTTGCTGATGTTTTAATAGTTCTAGGATCTATAGGAGGGGCTTTAATCATCTTATATACAAGCTTTATAGAAAGTTATATTTTAAAAAAGAAAAATAACAAAGAACACAAAGAATAG